Proteins from a single region of Phycisphaeraceae bacterium D3-23:
- a CDS encoding ArsR family transcriptional regulator: protein MQLTPVTQKFVLHWGEMGSRWGINRTIAQIHALLYVSPEPLNADEIAETLSVARSNVSMSLRELQGWGIVQVVPVLGERKDHFTTQQDVWEMLLVVLDERKKRELDPTLTVLRECVMEARESGDDDKHTAKRLGELLQLVETCGGWYGQVRALPRPMLVRFLKMGSKLTKLLR from the coding sequence ATGCAACTCACACCCGTCACACAGAAGTTCGTGCTCCACTGGGGCGAGATGGGCTCGCGTTGGGGGATCAACCGGACGATCGCCCAGATCCACGCCCTGCTCTACGTCAGCCCCGAGCCGCTCAACGCGGACGAGATCGCCGAGACTTTGAGCGTAGCGCGGAGCAATGTGAGCATGTCGCTGCGCGAGCTCCAGGGCTGGGGGATCGTGCAGGTCGTCCCGGTGCTCGGCGAACGCAAGGACCACTTCACCACACAGCAGGACGTGTGGGAGATGCTGCTGGTCGTACTCGACGAGCGCAAGAAGCGCGAGCTGGACCCGACACTTACCGTTCTGCGCGAATGCGTGATGGAAGCCCGGGAATCGGGTGACGACGACAAGCACACCGCGAAACGCCTGGGCGAGCTCTTACAACTCGTCGAGACCTGCGGCGGGTGGTACGGCCAGGTCCGCGCACTGCCACGCCCGATGCTGGTGCGTTTCCTCAAGATGGGCTCGAAGCTGACGAAGCTGCTGCGTTGA
- a CDS encoding fatty acid desaturase has product MTARDPALRRIEWHDLLPMTWGQVLNELTLSLPWLLASLGCYYAGGWWVLFGMLCSFFFFLTGLRQSHGCQHYQLPIARRWQDVMLAALSVLMLSSMHAVQATHLNHHRHTLDEHDFEGSVARQPMWRALLTGPLFPIRLHGHAWRLARPSKRRWIALEMLAVFGLVALLPVLPAALRWHVLAMLVGECFVGFFAVWTVHHDCDAHTPYRTQRGRWINRLFYNMFLHTEHHLFPAVPTCKLHLLAQRIDVAERRYRTLQVLPSMAHTRKEAG; this is encoded by the coding sequence ATGACTGCACGCGACCCCGCACTACGACGGATCGAATGGCACGACCTGCTGCCGATGACATGGGGGCAAGTGCTCAATGAGTTGACGCTGTCGCTGCCCTGGCTGTTGGCTTCGCTCGGGTGTTACTACGCGGGTGGGTGGTGGGTCTTGTTCGGGATGCTGTGTTCGTTCTTCTTTTTCCTCACGGGGTTGCGCCAGTCGCACGGTTGTCAGCACTACCAGTTGCCGATCGCGCGGCGGTGGCAGGACGTGATGCTCGCGGCGCTGAGTGTACTGATGCTGTCGTCGATGCATGCGGTGCAGGCGACGCACCTGAACCACCACCGGCACACGCTGGACGAGCACGACTTCGAGGGCTCGGTCGCGCGGCAGCCGATGTGGCGGGCGCTGTTGACCGGCCCGCTGTTCCCGATCCGTTTGCATGGGCACGCATGGCGGCTCGCGCGGCCGAGTAAACGCAGGTGGATCGCCTTGGAAATGCTCGCGGTGTTCGGCTTGGTTGCGTTGTTGCCTGTCCTGCCCGCCGCGCTGCGTTGGCACGTGCTGGCGATGTTGGTCGGCGAGTGTTTTGTCGGGTTTTTCGCGGTGTGGACCGTGCATCACGATTGCGATGCGCACACGCCCTACCGGACGCAGCGCGGGCGTTGGATCAATCGGCTGTTTTACAACATGTTCCTGCACACCGAGCACCACCTGTTCCCCGCCGTGCCGACGTGCAAGCTGCACCTGCTTGCGCAGCGGATCGATGTGGCCGAGCGGCGCTACCGCACGTTGCAGGTGCTGCCAAGCATGGCTCATACACGGAAGGAAGCGGGATGA
- a CDS encoding DCC1-like thiol-disulfide oxidoreductase family protein, which yields MKQLTVLYDPTCGLCVRCRQWLAKQPALIPLRFVPQGSRRQATLFPGFETKTDEQGRPEELVVIDDSGQVYRNDKAWVMCFYALREYRALSMRLARPGMAGLARRAYHLIAVNRRALSWLIGGGEDEVVERLQRAIDPPRCNNALDALRTAKEAAAKRYD from the coding sequence ATGAAACAGCTCACTGTGCTTTACGATCCGACGTGTGGGTTATGTGTGCGTTGCCGGCAGTGGCTGGCGAAGCAGCCCGCGTTGATCCCACTGCGGTTTGTGCCCCAGGGCTCGCGGCGGCAGGCAACGCTGTTCCCGGGGTTCGAGACGAAGACCGATGAGCAGGGTCGGCCTGAGGAGTTGGTTGTCATCGACGATTCGGGCCAGGTGTACCGCAACGACAAGGCGTGGGTGATGTGTTTCTACGCATTGCGTGAGTACCGTGCGCTCTCGATGCGGCTGGCGAGGCCGGGTATGGCCGGGCTCGCGCGGCGGGCTTACCACCTGATCGCGGTTAACCGGCGGGCGCTGTCGTGGCTGATCGGCGGCGGCGAGGACGAGGTGGTCGAGCGTTTGCAGCGGGCGATCGATCCGCCGCGCTGCAACAACGCGTTGGACGCGCTACGTACTGCGAAAGAAGCGGCGGCGAAGCGGTATGACTAA